The Coleofasciculaceae cyanobacterium genome includes a window with the following:
- the egtD gene encoding L-histidine N(alpha)-methyltransferase gives MSTFSQSANYYRDSLKARLKIDYLLDAQAIDKDDKQDVINGLNKASKFIPARYFYDKKGSQLFEAICQLLEYYPTRTEASILEQYATEIVAQTQANEIVELGSGSSTKTRYLLDVYQDFNTPLYYVPVDVSGSILQESADSLLADYPHLKIQGKVATYSQALQQLSTSFSDRRIIIFLGSSIGNFNSLECARFISQVTSALNPGDYFLLGIDLQKPVEILTAAYNDSQGVTAAFNLNMLQHLNNRFKGNFNLDLFKHQAIYNQTEHQIEMYLISQENQSVTLESLDLTIELKQGERILTEISRKFNLEKMGSYLGNLNLNLIHAYTDPQQWFGLLLCKA, from the coding sequence TCGCGATTCTCTTAAAGCAAGATTAAAAATTGATTATTTATTAGATGCCCAGGCAATAGACAAAGATGACAAACAAGATGTAATTAACGGTTTAAATAAAGCCAGTAAATTTATTCCTGCTCGTTATTTTTATGACAAGAAAGGCTCACAACTATTTGAAGCTATCTGCCAGCTACTAGAATATTATCCTACACGTACCGAAGCTAGTATTCTCGAACAGTATGCTACCGAAATTGTCGCTCAGACTCAGGCAAATGAAATAGTTGAATTAGGTAGCGGTAGCTCAACCAAAACGCGTTATTTATTAGATGTTTATCAAGATTTTAATACTCCACTATATTATGTGCCAGTTGATGTTAGCGGCAGCATTTTGCAAGAGAGTGCGGATAGTTTATTAGCAGATTATCCCCACCTAAAAATACAGGGAAAAGTTGCCACCTATAGCCAAGCATTACAACAATTATCAACCAGCTTTTCGGACAGAAGAATAATTATATTTTTAGGCAGCAGTATTGGTAACTTTAATTCTCTAGAATGCGCTCGCTTTATTTCTCAAGTAACTTCAGCTTTAAACCCTGGGGACTATTTCTTACTTGGCATTGATTTACAAAAACCTGTTGAAATATTAACAGCAGCCTACAATGATTCTCAAGGAGTTACCGCGGCATTTAACCTCAATATGTTGCAGCACCTTAACAACCGCTTTAAGGGAAACTTTAATCTAGATCTATTTAAACATCAGGCAATTTATAATCAAACTGAACATCAAATAGAGATGTACTTAATTAGCCAAGAAAATCAATCGGTTACATTAGAAAGCCTCGATCTAACTATTGAATTAAAGCAAGGAGAAAGAATACTAACCGAAATTTCTCGTAAGTTTAACTTAGAGAAAATGGGAAGTTACTTGGGCAATCTCAATTTAAACTTGATTCATGCTTATACCGATCCCCAACAATGGTTTGGCTTGTTGTTATGTAAAGCTTAG